In Channa argus isolate prfri chromosome 15, Channa argus male v1.0, whole genome shotgun sequence, the DNA window ACCTAAAACTGATGCTGTTCTGATCATACTTGCCATAATTTATTTAGAATTGCGAGCGTGTGAATATGCATATCCATTTGTGCGAGAATTTTGCTGATAGTCTTCATTGCTGTTGTGCTGTGGGTTTATTATTTTCATGGTGGCCTTGATTATATTTTGGCACCAACCTTCCCCCAATGTCTGTGGTAAGTGTTTATCTTCCATGATCACTGCTGCTTCGGTGTCTAATAAGAATCTCattctctctgcctccttctctttatgtctctctttcctttttttcccccctcactCCACTGTGGCATCCCATTTCTTTTTGGGTTCAACCTTCAACAAACACTCTTCTTTACATTCTACTATAACTCTGTACTgtacttcctttttttttctttcattgtgcATCAAACCATCCACATGTCCCTtactctccctctccttcctttCCTGGTTCTGTgtgtatgctgtgtgtgtgtgaccacatATTtggtgtatttgtttgtatgtgtctgtgtgtgtcttctctgtGCTCATACAGCAGCGGAGGAAAGGGAAACAACGTGGCAGTAACCTCTGTGTATGTACCCTgtctcgtctctctctctctctgtcttctctctccctttcaccCTCACATACTCTTGAAACTTCTTCCTATTCTCATTCATCATTCTTCACGTCTTTATCATTTTTAGGGCAAGGGTTTCTTTAGAATGTAGTAGAAAGAACTTTTATCAGCATGATCAAATATGATGCCAGTTGAGCTTCCAAACCGACCCAGCATCATTAGCATCATTCTCTTGTGTACCTAACATCGCAGGTTTGGAATTGTGCCGGATTTTGCATGTCCCATCTGATCATCGACTATCACTGCCGCTGTTTATTGGTCTCCTTGTCTCTATCTAACGCTCTCTCTTTCTGAACAGCTGCTGCTAGTGCTCTATGTCTTCATGCCTGTGTGCCTGTCTGTGTTGTCAAAGTTTCCCTGTTTGTGTCAAAGTCTCCATTCACACCTGCCAACAGTATTTGCCTGCAAGCCATTTGTAGAAATGCAATTAAGTGGGTGTGTTTATAGGAGTATGTATGTCtgtatattgtatgtatgaGTAATGAAgactgacagaaagagaaatggtTTGGTTATGCTAGTGAATGGATACTTTGGGTTTCTCAGTGCTAATCCTCTGAAGTCGGATAATCTGGTGGTTCATACCATCAGCCTGTCATCTGTATAATTTGTCGAATACACAATAACTGGAAAACATGGCCAGCTCAGCTGCCCAAAGGATCTAGCACTGCAGTAGCCTGACATGGTTTACATGACCAGGCCAGCAACTTATTGCACCATAGGCTCTGTCCTGCTGTCCCGCCTCAGAGCATGAGGCCTCAGCACTACAGCAGGAAGTTCTCATGTATATAGAGGACTCAGGACAACCCCTATGTACCTGCATGGCTGGAGAAAGCACGctaaaacagagcagagaaagagggGTTTGTGCAGCCTGGAATGTGCCATGTTCGGGGGGGTTATGACTGGTGAGGGTGGAGGATTGTTGCAAGTTGTACTGACCCTTCtatcccttttttattttacaaagctACAGAAGCATGGAAGGCATGGCTGTTTgacatcatttgttttattccttttttttgtttgtttgtttgttttcttgattatgtttgtgtttctctttatcAGGGGTCGGCAATTACTGTAATTTATACTTCCTTTATAAGTatctacacacatacacagactgatTGATTTGCATTAATCTACACTAGGACAAAATGTAAGGTTGGTGATCAAAGGAGGCTAAAATTGGAGCGTTCATTAAGAACggagaaagaaatgtgttttttctatttgtttgttAACAGCACTACAGTAGGTAGTTGTGTGTCTTTAGCAGCAAAACTGTTGCTGTTAAATAATATAATCTTTTCCaaataataatgcaaatttGGCCAGTGGGCTGCTTTTTGCCGATCCCTACCATTTAAACTATATACAGTGTTTTGAAGTAGGATGATTGGAATTGGAAATGGTTAGTAATGTGATAGTGTATGATTTGAGATGGAATCTAGAATTTGGGATGGAATCTGGAAAGGCGGGTTGGTgattttgcaaaaaacaaatctcatttCCAGACATGCACACATAGACACTTTCACACTGTGCCTCTTACCCTCATAAAACACCGATTTGAAAACCATATCAAAAGAAAACActcctccctttctcttcctccctccctccatccctttGGTggcctctctctccttctcattctctctctctcagaccaTTAGTGACAGCAGTCCCATGAAACGCTCTGCCTCGTCACTGGGCCACAGCCGCTCTGGCCgtggacacagagacaaaggagGTGCAGACGACTACAACATGGCCCGGGTAATACCTGAGGAGGGGAGAGCTTCCAGACATGGACACCGGCGAAAAGACCGGAGTCATCGGGCATCTGAGAGGTCCCTCTGCCGTTACACGGAGGCTGACACAGGTGGGAAGGGCTGTGCCATATGACAGTTAGTTCAAAAGCATCTTAAAGTAGAGAATAATGATTTGTATTATATCATGTTAGTTATCATTATTCACTGATAGCAGAGCTGTTATTGTCAGTAgcactgaataaaaataaatttaaataaattgaaacaaTCATCAGCAAATTCTTATCTTAAAAAATTAAACCTATTAAAGATTGAACTCATAAAGagcaatgtgtgttttttgtaccTATTTCTTTTCAATTATGTCATAATATAAAATTTTGTAGTGACATTTAGCTTTTGAATAACTACTCTAATAAACTCCACCGTCAGGCCTGGGAACAGACCTGAGCACAACCACCCAGTCAGGCGACCTCGCATCCAAAGACAAGGATCGTGACAGAGATCGCGGCCGGTCCAAAGACCGTAaacaccatcaccatcaccaccaccaccacggCTCTGTGGAGAAGGAGCGATACGTAGCAGAGCGAGGGGGCGAGTATGGCCACAGGCACTCCCGCGACAGAGAGCACGACCGGGAACGGGGAGACAGAGACCGCCGCTGGTCGCGATCACCCAGCGAGGGTCGGGAGTGCATGACACACCGGCAGGTGGGCTTCCGGTTCAATAAAATTAAAGCTAAATGAAGTGACTGTTGTCAATGCACTGTTCCAGCAACCAGACAAATatgcatatatatgtatatttgagAACCTGACTGCTGTCCCAGTCTGCCCTGTctaaatgtttcctttatttttacaatCTCCTTTTCAAACGCATTACCTACAACATTTTTGGACTGTctgttaaaaaaaggaagataGGACCTACATTTGCTCAAAAACATGTATAATGCAAACCACTTAGCTTTATATATGGAATTCTTATCCCTAAGCTTGAAAGATACTGTGAAGGAATCgtcaatttaaaatttgtacTAAAAACAAAGCGGCTCACTCATAACctaatttaaaacatgtatgCTCGGTCATTATGTTTGCACTGTACCATGTTTGTTGCACAAGAAATCAACCCTTTACCCTTCTTTTCTCCTGTcgtcttttgttttctttcctctgcGTGACATGTGGCTTCTCTATGTATggtgctgtttcttttttattcacatgctCTGCTCTATTACGTTTTGATGCCTATTGTTTCGACCTCGGTCTCCTCCACTCCACCTACATTATCACTGGTGCTTTTATTCTTATTGTTGCTGTGGTTCTTGTTgtcttttattgcttttctaTCTGAACACTTTTGCTTTCTCTCTACCTTTTATCTTGcattctttctttccctttctctttgtttcataCTCTATCGTTCCCATTTCTCTCCTTTATTCTACATGTTCTGTCGTTGAATTCGTGGTTCgttctttttatttgctttatttcactttttgtgtAGGGCAGTAGTTCAGTCAGCGGAAGTCCTGTCCCCTCAACCTCGGGGACCAGTACTCCACGGCGAGGCCGTCGACAGTTGCCTCAGACCCCAGCAACACCCAGGCCCCATGTTACATACtcccctgtggtccgtaaggcCATGCCCGCACCACCTGGGGGACCCCAGGGCAGACCCCCAGCTCAAGCCCCTCGTCGCTTTTCTCCTGAGCCTCCCCAGATCCAGGGTGCTCCCCTTGCTGGCCTACCATTGGCCCACCATGGCACAAGTCGTCAGGGTCACCATCCCCCGCCTCGTTGGGGAGACACAGGGGGAGGTGGCGGTTCTATGGAGGGGGATGGATGCTTCTACAACCAGGACTACCAGGACTATGAGCCCCACCACGAACCACCTGCCTATGAGCAATGCCCCATGCCAGGGGGCAACCCACACCTACATGCCCTTGTTAACCGCCCACTGCCGCCTCCACCTCAAGCACAGCCACATAATCCTCATCCCCACCCTCCACCACAGCCACACCCTGTAAACAACCCCCACCCTCATCCCCCGCCACAGCCCAGTCGCACCTCGCCTAGGACTGCCTCCCAAGGGACCCCTCCCACCACCGTACTGACTGGGCCCGTACAGAGTCAAGTGCAGCCCGCTGCCCAGCGTCGACTCCCCAATGGCTACCGCTCTTCATCACCGTCCACACATCTCCATGGACCGGCACATACTGGGCCTCATAAGGTCCCCCCACCAGCTGGGCATCCTAGGGGTCCCCGCAAGGGCCTACATGAACCCTACAGTGAAACGGAGGATGACGACTGGTGCTAGCCTCTAGGGTTGGGGGAGGGGTGTAAGGAGGAAAAGGAATTTTTAGATAGGACAGGAGAGCTCTAAGCCGTGGCACTGACTGCCAGGAGAAATCATGATGTTTCTTTCTTGTCTGTTCACCTTTGTCCTCTCCTCCACTGTTTGACCTTTCCCAGGGACCGTGGGCTAGataaagtcataggtatcaggaTGAAGGGATGAAATAAGAATGCTGGGCCATAAAGAGGAGGTACAAACCACCTCTAAGTTCCCTCGCATTGTTGTTGCATTCATCTCTTGATGTCAAATGAGTTCAACCTCAAACTGTAGTTTTTAAAGATATTAGCAGGAAGGGTGATAGACACTAGTCTTTGTTTGTCTTAAATTATGCCTCTGGCAACAAGGTACAGCCACTTACAAGATGTCAAGAGTTGCGACTCGACAAAAGACACTTTAGAGTTAGAGACAAATGAaggaacactttttttttgcttcttaaCGCTAACTTTGGTTATGTTAGCTGCACACAAAATCAACTCCAACCCTCCCAGCCACAGGTTGAATATTGATGAGTTTtatcatctgtgtttttaaataagaacAGAACTGACAAGCCCTCCACCTGTATGAGGTGAGATGGGTAAGTGGGTGGGAGAGTTGGGAAGAGTTGCATGAGGTTGTCAGTCAATCGGGATGGGTGTGTTGGGGATGTTTCGCCCCTTGTTCCTGGAGAACACcctccacacagaaacaatTTCACCAACCTCAACCTCTGACCtgtgagagaagagaaacaaaaatgtggaGCTGGGtttcagaaacaaacaaacaaaaaaaaaaacagtaactgtTTTCAGCAGTATTTCTTCTACTCCTgcagctgcttcttcttcttcctccttctcttctactTCTTCAAAACATTGAAGCTTGAATCTTCTGTTGCACCCCACACGGCGCCGCTTTTTAGACTTGCGGAGTTGTACACCCTGTGGAATCCTGCAtgaatgacacaaaaataataataatagtaacaaCGAAAATCTACTGTATCTTGGGGGGAAATTTTCCTCTGTCGTTTCTGTTGTGGTTCACAGGGTTTCTCTCATTTGAATTAAAAGAAAtgcctttctgtttctctctttccacCCTCTCCTCTGTATAGCATCCCTCTTTCTGTGCCCTACACTAAAATGAAGTGAGAAGAAAATAGGGAGTTGGATAGTTACTGTGTGTGCAGCCTATTTCGAAGGAACAAATTACTTTTTGCTTGCTTGTCTGTATGTTCTGTGCCAAATGCCTGCCACTGACACAGCTGGAATTGCACATTTTTTGTGAACGAACATTTTTATAACTAAGGTGATGATCTTAAAGTAATATACTGGGAAGCAGGGTATAGACTAGATAAAGGTGTTGCGTCCATGTTGGTTTGAGGAATCAGTAATATCTCAAAGTCTTCCAGGGTTTGGGGTTAAAAACAGAGACATCTTAGCGAAAGAGACCAATAGAAAGGCAGAAAATGGAGAGAAACTCTTCATCTTTCGTTTTCTTTGTTACTGAGCGACAGTAATAATggacaaacacatacaattcTGATGATCACAATGATCGTGATAATTAGGCAGATTTTCCATATTCGgttgcattgtttgttttgtacgTCGGTTTTATTTAGAGCTCAGCAAATCATTTTTCCAACCCTTAGGTGGAGTGCCAAGCCATAGCTGCATTGTGGGAAAATGAGTTTGCAGTATGGCGAACCGAAATCAGAGACTGCCAAAAGCAGGCATTAGGGCTGTCTTCTCTTTTTCAAAGCGTAAAGCAACGTAGAGTTTAGTCAAAGGATCAATTTGCTCGAGATGCCACTTTAAAAAGATTTGTCAAACACAACGGTGCCCTACAGGTTTCTGCATTTAAACGGATTAAAGTCCACTCTCATGCAGATGATAAGGCAGAGTTCCACCACCACTTGTGACCTTCAGGGGGCGCTGTATGGCAAACAGTGTGCCTCTGCTTTTTGTACTCCCTTTACTTCAATGCTGTTTTCCAACTGCTCTTCAGGATCAGTGCACTAGGAATAGTGCGTAGCTCATTCTCTCACTGGTACACCACCTTGTCTGTGTTCGCCACCCGTAAACACAGGTGACTGAATTACACAGTTGCACAGTTCAGATGGGTTGGAAAAAAGATGTTCGGGCCTTGgtcctgaaaaaaaacaaaaaaacatatatgttctgtgtgtgttccctctgtatatgttttcttttttttaaatctgtgtgtttctctgtgtgccTCAAACTAACACTTGTCACTAACGCACACCACTTTCAGCCCCatgtttggttatttatttatttccctaTAATTTACCTGGAGGCCTATCACAAGTTGACCAGagaatgcacagaaaaaaatggaaaagaaaaaaaaaaactgcctatTAGTGTCTTTCCAACCTCAGTGGAATGTCACAGATAAGTATTTTTTCACATCACGACACTTAAAATCAGAAAGCACACTAGCTACGTAGCTTCTGGttgtggggtgtgtgtgtgtgtgtgtaagtgggatttttttgtgtatgtgaatgtaCATGGGTGAATGTGTTTCTGATAAAATTTGGTGATTTGTTTtcgtgcttttttttttttgctttgctttttgttatttttcaaatCTTAAGATGTTTCAGTCAAATCATTGTAATAATCTTCAACTGCGCGTGTTTGCGTGTGAACATGTTTTTCGTGAGTATGTGATGTcagtaaccccccccccccctcctgaATGAAACATGCAAAGCCCCAAACATTCACCATCCATCTTCGTGTCTATGCTGCAGTGAAATCCACTAACACGCTAATTAACCACACAAAGTCTTCAAAAAGCAATGTAAAGCCGCAACTgaggaataaaaaaatttaagtacaaaagattttaaaaatggaaaaaaaaaaaaattaattctagTTTCAGAAATGCATGTGCTATGTGCATGCCACACCGTGGGTTAACAGTCATCTTCAggacataaaagaaaaagctgattAATGAATTcagaggaattaaaaaaaaaaaaagatatataaatagatgtttttaaaaagcaacgtttccttttttttccttctatttttgagaacaaaaaaggttaaaaactacccaaaaaaaaaaaaatagtctaaagaaaaagaacataaaagaGGCTTTGACGAGAATCAAAGTCTCGaatgttttattctgttacaTGGGGTTGAGGCACAACACATCCATGTTCAGGACAccacaaaaaaagaactgtttttaatgaaaaaagtatatatacaaagaaaagaaagtacaGTTCAGACGATGGTGTATTCTCCCTTCTACTTTTTGTGGGGATCGGGGACGCAGGAGCCAAATCTGATGATGGTCTCATTCGAACTGGCTGTGGGGCCTTTGATCTCTCActcactccctctctttttttctctctctctcaaactcctgtctctctcactctcttatCTGTCACACTCTCAACCTGTCTCACCGCTATTTCTACCAGTGCATTTTGTAATTCcaaacagaactcttcctaAAGAATAAAATCCAGAGAGAATGCACACACTGCGTGGCCTCATTTCTTGTTTACATTGTTGCTCAAgtcatgtgtcaaagtgtgtcATAGTCTCTAGTTACTTATTAGTTACATTCAGACCTGTATAACTCCATGTCCAACAAACACATTGAACCTTGACCTCTTGAAGCTGCAGTGAGCTTTAGGTGCCAAAACGCTGAATACCTTGGATTCCCACATTTGGTGGCAAAGTCTTTGCGAGTTTGTCACAGTGAGCAGCACTTTTATGCGTTGTGCGTGCGGCAACACATTTTGTGCTTAGGTATGCAAAAGGCATGAACAGGACTAATATGAGCTAATATGTGAGAAGGCAGGCGAGTTGGGGGAGAAGGTTTCAAATCGTTTGTGCTACTGAACTAGCCAGAGTCAgagtgtgtgcgcgtgcgtgcgtgcggGTGTTTTCACAAGCACGTTCCAAACAGTTCCGGCCAGTACTCAAAGCCTTGTGTTCTCAACCCTGGTGCTCTGGTTTCAGCCGGAAGAGTAAGCAGCCCGGTTGGGGCCTCACACAGGCACTTCCCCCCCGCATTCCTTCTTCTGTTTTCCTGGATTGAACCCCTTCCcccaacacaaaacacacacactgcagagccACTGGTGAATCCTGTTGCACCCCTGCTATACAACCCATCTGCAGGCACAgcatccccccccccacagcCTACTTTAATATATAAACCAGTAAAAGCTAAGTTGTTTAATGTGCacatttgcaatatttttttaaaaacactaacaCAAGTTTGCAACTGTTTAAAAGTCACCTTCACTTCACAAACTAACTAATACTGGTAATGAGGTGTAAACCCCTCAATCCCCTAGTTTCCCATAGTGTGTTGTTAAGAGTAAGAGACAATTACTCTCACTTTGTCATGTATCAGCTCCgttacacacaaatgtttttttcacctAACATTTCCCGCCACAGTAAAACAGTCAGTCACATCAGTGAGACTTTGTTGACAGTCaatacccccaccccccctttgGACTGCAATCTCCTGAATTGTCCATGCTTTTGTTCCGCAGATCAGTGTGGGGGATGTAAAGTTGTGGAAAAGGGAAGCACACCCACATCTTCACACCCAAACCAGTTTCCTGTTACTCtcaaacacacccacataccACTGTTCTTGCaccaaaagcctttttttttttacacatccaCCCACTTACATTCCAATCACGTGCTTCTTTCTATGGCAGTTATGTAGGtgattgtattttaaaaacacacagatttagattcagtagaaaatatttaataaatactgAGGTAGTTGTTTCACACTTATCAACTTTATACAGAATGTTAGACGTCAAATGTTACGTCTGCTGAGTACAGTTTAGAGTTTCAAATgaaatatgtgtaaatgttcATGAATCAAGATCAAAATCACTTCGTCCCGCATCTGATCAGCTCAAGCTGGACCCTTCACGGTGGCCCATAATAAGGCCAATAGTCCCTGGGACTACTACGCATCAAATGGGCTGCTTCCTGGGTTCCGTATCGTGCCCGGGCTTGTTCAGTCATGTCTGGGATCCTGAGACAGACTCTGTGGTCTATTCAACGAGACCACCATCCAGGGCCACGGGACGCGCGTTCAGGCTCCCAGGTCGCGTTAGAAACAGTGCACTTGTGTTGCCCTTTACGCACAGTTTCAACACGCTGCTGCAGCTCTCTGTAGAGGCACTGGGGCTGGGGGTGCTCCCACTTCACTACTGCAGCTCACGTAGTCCATCAAAACGGAGTTCACAAGGAGCTGGTGGGAGGAAATCCCCTGCTCAAGTTTTGCTTTCTTGCAAGGCAGAAAGTCCGGCTCTGCGGCCGCTTTGCCCCGTCTTTTCCTCGAGTAATGCGCCAGATGAGTGACGCACAGAGTCTGCTGGTTTTCTGCGCGACGCAGCTCTGTGGGGGAAGCCAATACCTGCTGTAGTGGTGGACTCTGAGGTTCCTGGGCAGCAAGCGCAGATGGAGGCCCCGAGGGCTCCTCTGCCGTGCCCTGGTGGTGGTCTTCACAGCCTGACGCAACAGTTTGTTCCGTCGCCTGGGCCTCATGGTAGATGTCCCGGGCGGATTTCATCACCAGACTCAGCAGGAGACTCCGATGAAGACGGAGACCCCCTCTCTGTGTACGGGAGCTGTACAGTTTCCCCAAAGCGACCACCATGATCCTCTTGGCCTCAGCGCTGACCTCCATGTCACGGTTTGTTTGTAAACTCGCCGAGCTGACGTTAGTTTTCAAAGTCAGGTCTGTACGCTATgacttcacacacagacacaacacaagCTGGCCGCAGGACAACTACTTATCACCTCGTTGACGTCAGTCACCCAGCGTCAAACGCAATAGCCCCGCCCACCGAGCTCACACCCGCTGTGCTATTTCAAACAGCCCCATAACAGCAGCTGTGAGATCTGTCCTCAAACCACTATTTAACTGTCCAAGTCCTGTAATTATACTGGATTTCCAGATTATACCGGAAATCTATGAATAAATAACAGCTAGGAGCAGGTTATATTTATCTGGTAAAAATGAGGTGGGCTATAAACAAGAGGGAAATCATGCAAAAGCACTAaaacatcacattaaaaaaattaagccacaagaaagagcaaaagaaagTTTTTGTGCCTAGGAAGGTGCGGAAAACTTATGATCatactgtatttagtttttttgtaatCTGACTGAAAATTATCAATAGTTTGCAAACTAAAAGTACCATTTAGTTCTGAAATATAGTTAAATGAAGTAgcagaacaaaaaaatgctCAGCTAATTTAAGTCataatgttacttttttaatgtacttagtttttttttaatatattttattagacagTTTGCTTCACACAGTTTCTCCCATCTTTCACTGGACAGACTCGGTGGACACACTGTACAAATGCAACAGATCCTGACTTGTTTGGCTGTTACTTCAATAGCTAAAGCTCAATTTTAGCAAGCTGGGCCTCAATCATAtaatacacaaatatatatatatatatgacattGCACAAGTGATAAAAATCCAAACCTTTCACATTTCACCCCTTAGTGTTAGTGTATGAAGCCAAGCAACAACCCAAAAATCCAAATGGGTTCAGGTTTCTGTGTACATCTCAACTGTCAGGTCACATGCAAGTCATTTGCTTTGTAACACGGCAAAGAAGCCTGTTGTGTTAGAGGTAGCATCTAACAGCAGCACACGTCTTAATGAGGAAAGTAAAGGAGTTTCAGTGTTACTGATCAGTAGCAGCTGCAGCACAAAGAGTCTAAACTATGAAATATCTTTCTATTTTTAGCCTTTGTCACACCAGGGATGAAAAGCACTCCAATGGggaacagacacaaaaaaaagccTGTCTGCACTAGTCTCTGAGCACTCCCACCCATCCCCCAGTGGCTCACTTCCTTTTGTAGTAATAAAAAGCGAAAAGAGAGAGGTGGAAGTGAACAGACAGATGCCCATATTTAGTACTTCCTGCTCCGGTGGTACAGGCAGAGGAAAACCCATGACGTGAGTGGAGGCCCTCGTTTCCTGAAGCCATTTAAAGTAACAGCATTGAGGATTGCATCACTTCCCTCAGCTCATATTTGGGCAATGGAATCCACTATTTGAGCCTGTGTGGCGATCAGAAACTGCACTTCTATACTTTACGGGTGGTAGGATGTGATACATTTACATCATTTGACAACATAAACGTACACATTCTGCTCTCTAGCATCATTAAACATTTGTGGAATGCAGACGATTGTTTCTGGTGTGGCTGCACTTCAACAGCATTGTAGTtgcaggatttttatttttatttttaagttttagggAAATTAACCTGCCTGTGAGGTCGGGATGcatcaaaatcaaaaagcagcaggggaaaaaaagtagaaaacaaaataatttgttgtttgtttctcttaaaaacaaactttctgtttttgttgtagtaACCTAAACTTCCCAAAGCCCAGCACGTCCTTCTAACTGTGATGTGGAGGAAGCTTAATTTTGGGTTCACGTTTGGCTGCTGTGTATAgagagatgcagcataaggtgaaggtagaagtggcaaaggccaaacaaagagcatatgaggggtgtgatggaaagatg includes these proteins:
- the ier2a gene encoding immediate early response gene 2 protein; amino-acid sequence: MEVSAEAKRIMVVALGKLYSSRTQRGGLRLHRSLLLSLVMKSARDIYHEAQATEQTVASGCEDHHQGTAEEPSGPPSALAAQEPQSPPLQQVLASPTELRRAENQQTLCVTHLAHYSRKRRGKAAAEPDFLPCKKAKLEQGISSHQLLVNSVLMDYVSCSSEVGAPPAPVPLQRAAAAC